The Odocoileus virginianus isolate 20LAN1187 ecotype Illinois chromosome 30, Ovbor_1.2, whole genome shotgun sequence genome window below encodes:
- the LOC139032142 gene encoding cytochrome c oxidase subunit 6B1, with protein sequence MAEDIKTKIKNYQTAPFDSRFPNQNQTRNCWQNYLDFHRCEKAMTAKGGDVSVCEWYRRVYKSLCPISWVSAWDDRRAEGTFPGKI encoded by the coding sequence ATGGCAGAAGACATCAAGACCAAAATCAAGAACTACCAGACTGCTCCTTTTGATAGCCGCTTCCCCAACCAGAACCAGACCAGGAACTGCTGGCAGAACTACCTGGACTTCCACCGCTGTGAGAAGGCAATGACCGCTAAAGGGGGTGACGTCTCCGTGTGCGAATGGTACCGGCGTGTGTACAAGTCCCTCTGCCCCATATCCTGGGTGTCAGCTTGGGACGACCGCCGGGCAGAAGGCACGTTTCCTGGGAAGATCTGA